In the Vibrio gigantis genome, one interval contains:
- the mnmG gene encoding tRNA uridine-5-carboxymethylaminomethyl(34) synthesis enzyme MnmG: protein MLYHEKFDVIVVGGGHAGTEAALASARTGQSTLLLTHNIDTLGQMSCNPAIGGIGKGHLVKEVDAMGGLMAQAIDHAGIQFRTLNASKGPAVRATRAQADRALYKAFVRNVLENTPNLTLFQQSVDDLIVEQDQVVGVVTQMGLKFRANAVVLTVGTFLGGKIHIGMESSSGGRAGDPPSIALADRLRDLPFRVDRLKTGTPPRIDARSVDFSELEVQHGDNPTPVFSFMGNRAQQPRQIPCYITHTNESTHDVIRANLDRSPMYAGVIEGIGPRYCPSIEDKVMRFADKNSHQIFIEPEGLTTHELYPNGISTSLPFDVQVQIVRSMKGFENAHIVRPGYAIEYDFFDPRDLKLTYETKFIKGLFFAGQINGTTGYEEAAAQGLMAGLNASLFTQGKEGWSPRRDQAYMGVLIDDLSTMGTKEPYRMFTSRAEYRLLLREDNADIRLTEKSRELGLVDDARWARFSEKMENMEKERQRLKETWINPKSEDIDQLNQILKTPMSREASGEDLLRRPEMTYSQLTALDRFGPALEDQQASEQVEIQVKYDGYIQRQQDEIEKSLRHENTKLPADIDYSKVKGLSNEVVLKLTTAKPDSIGIASRISGITPAAISILLVYLKKHGLLKKGEEA from the coding sequence ATGCTTTATCACGAAAAATTTGACGTCATCGTTGTTGGTGGTGGCCATGCAGGAACGGAAGCCGCACTCGCATCTGCACGTACTGGTCAAAGTACGTTATTACTTACTCATAATATCGATACATTAGGACAAATGTCTTGTAACCCAGCCATTGGCGGGATCGGTAAGGGCCACTTGGTAAAAGAGGTCGATGCAATGGGTGGATTAATGGCGCAAGCTATTGATCATGCAGGTATTCAGTTCAGAACATTGAACGCATCAAAAGGCCCTGCGGTTCGTGCTACTCGTGCACAAGCTGACCGCGCACTTTACAAAGCCTTTGTTCGTAACGTTCTTGAAAACACACCTAATCTGACGTTGTTCCAACAATCAGTTGATGATTTGATCGTTGAACAGGATCAAGTGGTGGGTGTGGTGACCCAGATGGGCCTTAAGTTCAGGGCAAATGCTGTGGTACTGACTGTGGGCACATTCCTAGGCGGAAAGATCCATATTGGCATGGAAAGTTCTTCAGGCGGCCGAGCTGGAGATCCGCCATCGATCGCACTCGCTGACCGTCTTCGTGATCTTCCATTTAGAGTTGATCGCCTGAAAACAGGTACGCCTCCTCGTATCGATGCACGTAGCGTTGATTTTTCTGAGCTTGAGGTTCAGCACGGTGATAACCCGACACCTGTTTTCTCATTCATGGGTAACCGAGCTCAACAACCTCGTCAGATTCCATGCTATATCACGCATACCAATGAAAGTACGCATGACGTTATTCGTGCCAATCTAGATCGTAGCCCAATGTACGCGGGTGTGATTGAAGGTATAGGTCCTCGTTACTGTCCTTCGATTGAAGACAAAGTGATGCGTTTTGCTGACAAGAACAGTCACCAAATTTTTATTGAGCCTGAAGGCCTAACAACCCATGAGTTATACCCAAATGGTATCTCTACCAGTCTGCCGTTTGATGTACAGGTTCAAATTGTTCGCTCAATGAAGGGTTTTGAAAATGCTCATATCGTTCGCCCTGGCTATGCGATTGAGTACGATTTCTTTGATCCTCGCGACCTTAAGCTGACTTACGAAACTAAGTTTATCAAAGGTCTGTTCTTCGCGGGTCAAATCAACGGTACCACGGGCTATGAAGAAGCGGCTGCACAAGGCTTGATGGCTGGTCTGAATGCGAGCTTGTTTACGCAAGGCAAAGAAGGCTGGAGCCCGCGTCGTGACCAAGCTTACATGGGCGTGCTTATTGACGATCTATCAACCATGGGTACCAAAGAACCCTACCGCATGTTTACGTCTCGCGCAGAATACCGTTTACTACTTCGTGAAGATAACGCCGATATCCGCTTGACTGAAAAGTCGCGTGAACTTGGCCTTGTTGATGACGCTCGTTGGGCTCGTTTCAGCGAGAAGATGGAAAACATGGAGAAAGAACGTCAACGTCTGAAAGAGACCTGGATTAATCCAAAATCTGAAGATATTGATCAACTGAACCAAATTCTGAAAACACCAATGTCTCGTGAAGCGAGCGGTGAAGATCTTCTTCGTCGCCCTGAAATGACTTATTCACAGCTAACCGCATTGGATCGTTTTGGTCCTGCGCTGGAAGATCAACAAGCGTCTGAACAAGTTGAGATCCAAGTGAAGTACGATGGTTACATTCAGCGTCAACAAGATGAAATTGAAAAATCATTGCGTCATGAAAACACCAAACTGCCTGCTGATATCGATTACAGCAAGGTGAAAGGACTTTCTAACGAAGTGGTTCTTAAACTAACGACAGCTAAGCCTGATTCAATTGGTATTGCTTCTCGAATTTCAGGTATCACACCTGCGGCAATCTCAATTCTACTGGTTTACTTGAAAAAACACGGCCTGTTGAAAAAAGGTGAGGAAGCATAA